The genomic window AGCCGCTGTTTACGACGCTCCAGTAGGCTGTAGGCATCACATCAGAGAGGAACAGAAGACTTTCGTCTTCAAGTTCGCTTTCTTCCGGTACGACGAACGAAGTGAAGTCGGCATAAGGTACCCTTAAGTATTCAGCCTGTCCGCCCGGGTAGTTTCCGAACTGTTCAGAGAATCCGAAGTAGGCACCGGTGTCATTGTGGGGATTTGATACATCGCATTGGCTTTCCATCTGATTCTGGCAGAAATGGCATTCGCCGCAGCTGACGTTGAATGGGATGACTACGCGGTCTCCCTTTTTGATCTTCTGGACACCAGGACCGACTTCCTCCACAATTCCCATAGGTTCATGTCCGATGATGTAGTCATTTGATATTGGCATGGTTTTTCTGTAAAGATGCAGGTCCGATCCGCATATCGCTGTCGAGGTAACGCGTATGATCATGTCTGTTCCTTCTTGGATTTCAGGCGCTTTCATCTTCTTGACTTTGACTTTGTTCTTTCCCTGTACAGTTACAGCTTGCACAATTGACACATCCTTTACATGAGTGTTGCAAACTTTATTCCCCAATAGGGGGATCGTAAACATCACCCAGCAATACAGATGACCTCGAAGGGGATGTTGCGCGTCAAGGCCTTCTTCTGATCTTCGTCTTTGACGACCGGGATGAGGACGATACGCTTTTTCGCATGGATCTTAAGTTTTGCAAGAGGCTGGAGTGCATTGAAGTCATTCGGATCGATATCCCTCACATCATACATCACGCCGGACACGTCGTATGAGACGAGTTCATCGAGCAGGCGGCTCTGAAGGAAGGGTGGCACCCTGCTGAAGCTCGGGCCGGCGATGAAATGTCGGCTGCCGATGAGTTTTGAGAGTTCACTGACGAACTGGCGGTTGATGTGATGATGACGGTCTTCAAAGATCTGATCCGTTATGAAGCCGTCTGCATCATCCAGCATGCGCACGGTCTCCACGATGATGTTGTGGTGGAGGAATGGATCTTTTTCTTCCCAATGGTTCAGGGAAATGAAGTGTTCACTTCCTGGATAGAGCGCCTTTTTCATACCCGGCAGGACCAGGTTTGGGATGCTGAAATCCGGTTTTGCCAATATTTCCGATGTATAATCTTTTGAAAGTTCATGATTCAGATGGATCGTTTTCATATATTTCACCTCAAAAAAATTGTATCATAATAATGAATGAACCGAAGTACTTCGGGTAAAGTAATAACATGCAACAATCATTAAGGAAGGAAGGATTTCATGAAATTAAGCTATCACGGCCATTCAATCATCCAACTCGAAAATAATGATACAAAAGTCATCGTGGATCCGTTCATCAACGGCAATGAATTGACGGATCTCGAGGCAGGGGATGTCAAGGCGGACTATATCCTGCTGACACACGGACATAACGACCATGTGGGGGATACCGTCGAGATTGCGAAAAACAATGATGCGACGGTCGTCGCCCCTGTCGAGCTTGCCGGCTATCTGGAAGGCCAGGGCCTTGAGACGATCGGAATGAATATCGGCGGCAGGAAGTCGTTCGAGTTCGGCTCCATAAAATTCGTGCATGCATTCCACAGTTCCAGCTTCACGGATGATGATGGTAAGGTACATTATACTGGAATGCCGACCGGCATCATCATCGAAGCAGGGGAGAAGAAAATCTATCATGCCGGCGACACAGGCATCTTCGGCGACATGAAGCTCATCTCCGACCTCAACGGCCCGTTTGATGTGGCGTTCGTGCCGATCGGCGATCACTTCACGATGGGGATCGAGGATGCGGCCTACGCAACAGACGAACTGATCCGTCCAAAAATTGCGGTACCGGTGCACTACGATACTTTCCCACCGATCAAGCAGGATGCTGAAGCATTCAAAAACAGTGCCAAAACTGAGGTTCAAGTATTGAAACCGGGAGAGACGGTGGATTTCCAATAGAAATTCCGAATATAATGGGAGAGGGACACCAGAAATGGTGTTCCTCATTTTTATAATTTGAATGCCGGGTGATCATATGTCAAAGCACGATGAAATCATTGAATATATATACAGCCTTCCGGAAGGGGCCAAAATTTCGGTCAGGCAGATATCCGCCCATCTCGGCGTATCGGATGGGACAAGCTACAGGGCGATAAAGGATGCGGAAACGGAAGGGCTGGTCAAAACGATAGAAAGGGTCGGTACAATCAGGGTTGCACCGAAGGAGCAGTACATAGAAGGCAACCTGAGCTTCGAGCAGGTGAACAGGGTGATAGAGGGTAAAGTGCTGGCCGGGGCGGAAGGCCTGGACCGGGAAATCAGCAAGTTCATCATCGGTGCCATGCGTACGGATGCGCTCGAGACCTATCTGGAGGAGGGGGCCCTGCTGATCGTGGGCAACCGGGAGGATGCCCAGTGGCGTGCACTTGAGAACCACTCCGGGATACTCATCACCGGCGGTTTCGGCGCGGATGCCGCTATACTGGAGAAGGCCGATGCGCTGGCGCTGCCGGTCATATCGACCACAGCAGATACATTCTCGGTCGCATCGATCATCCAGAGGGAGCTCTACAGCATGCTCATGATGACGAATGTCATCACTGCAGGCGACCTTGTCATCAGACAGGATGAGTATGTCCGCGATATCAAGCGGGATGCCGGGAAAGAGTATTTCCCGGCGGATGCTGTTACAGTGCTTACTGAAGATGGCAAGTACATGGGTGTGATCAAGTCCTCGGAACTGCCGAAGATGGATGGAAGGGGGCCGGGTGCACTTGCTTCCGACATCGTCGCCAGCCCGTCCAGTACACTGCAGCGTCTCAGGCAGCTGATGAGCTGGCACCAGCTCAACATCGTGCCGGTAGTCGAGGAGGACGGGACGCTTGCAGGCATCGTGCACCGCCGTGATGTGTTCAAGCAGAGGGAGTCCAGCAAACTTGGCAGCGGCCTCTCATCGGACACACTGATGGACCGTGAGATAAGGATCGATGAGAATAAAGTCCATATCAAAGTGATGCCCTTCATGACCGATGAACATGGCAGCATTGCCCAGTCCGAATTCATGCGCCTCATCGAACGGCTTGCCGAAGTGGTACTCAACAATAACGGGATCTACAGCTATCATATCGACACGCTCAATGTGATGAACATCAAACTCGTCCAGATGCACCAGGAACTCGTCATCGAGGGCCATATACTGGATCTCGGGGACCAGTTCCTGAGACTCGAGATAGAGGCGCTCTCAAATGGGGAGACATACTCGAAGGCGATGCTGCTCATCCAATACTACAAAGAAAAATAGACAAGTGGAATCCACTTGTCTATCATCTATTTTCGAGACTTGCGATTGAACTCTGCCCAGGCCTCATCTTCAATCGGCAGGTTGCCTTTGAAGTATTTCCTTGCAGCATTGAAGTGCCATATATTATATGCGCCTACTGCGATGAACAGTGCGCCGATAATATACGAAACGGCTGTAGGAAACTGGATGATCGTATTGAGGCCGAACGACAGGATCAATATGCCAAGCCAGATCCTTGATATGCTGTTGTAGTATGCCTTTCTGACGTCACGTCCGCACCTTACCATCCTCACCTTATAGAGGATGAACATGAAAAAGCTGAGGAGGAGCACAGTGACGAGAAAGGAGACAGCAATCTGATATAACATTTCCATCGGATACAACTCCATTCCATAATGTAGTATAATTTATTATACTGACCAAGTAAATCCAAATAGAGGGAGATTTTTAATTGTTCACAGAATATATAAATAGGTTTCCAACTTTGAAAAGCAACCACAAGTCACTTCTCAACATGATTAACGAATACGACGAAATAATCATTCTGAGGCACGTGAGGCCTGACCCAGATGCCATCGGCGCCCAGCTGGGCCTCAAGGCGATCTTGAAATCAATCTTTCCGAACAAGAAGGTGACGGCACTCGGAGAAATGGAGCCTTCCCTTGCATTCCTCGGGGAGATGGATACTGCGGCATCAGTGGAAAAACCGCTTCTCATCGTAGTGGATACTGCCGGCGTCGACAGGATTGATGGGGACCTGTCCCTTGGAGATAAGGTCGTCAAGATCGATCACCATCCGAATAACGATCCATTCGGAGACCTCAATATCGTGGAGACGGGTGTATCATCCACTTCAGAACTGATATTCCTGCTGTCCTTCATATGGGGCTTCGACAACGACTACATCAATGATGTTTCAGCCAGGCTTCTTTTTGCTGGCATCGTCGGCGACACCGGCAGGTTCCTGTTCGACAACACGAGTAGCATGACCCATCTGGTTGCATCCGAGCTGAAGAAGTTCAATTTTGATGCGACGAAGGACATGAGTGACATGAACAGGCAGTCCATCAGACAGTTCAAATTCAAAGGCTACCTCATCGACAACTTCGAAATGACCGATAAGGGCGTCCTTTCCGTATGGGTCCCGAAAGAGGTGCTTGAAGAATATGACATCAACAGCAATGAAGCGAGCATGCACGTCAACCTCTACAGGGAGATTGAAGAGGCTGCCGTATGGTTCATGGCCGTCGAAGAGGAGGATGAAATCCGTGTCAGGCTGCGTTCCAGGAAAGCCGTCATCAACGATGTGGCAGAAAGGTTCGGTGGCGGCGGACACCCGCTTGCGAGCGGAGTGAGCCTCGATTCCAGGGAGGAACTGGATGCACTGGTCAAAGCATTGGAGAGCAAACTTTAAAAGGGGGCGGCCCTATGATCAATTTGAATGTTCACAGCTGCTACGAATTTTTGAATAGCAATATCAGGATTGATCAGCTGCTTAAGAAAGTATCTTCGGACGGGCAGACGGCTGTGGCACTGACCGACTTCAACCGTCTGCACGCCATCTACCAGTTCGTCAGCCGCGCGGATCATTTCGGCGTGAAGCCGCTGATCGGCATGGAAATCGCGGTGGATGACCAGCTGGATGGCATCCCCTTGGTCCTGATCGCAAAGAACACCCCGGGCTACCGTGAGCTGATCCGGCTCTCGGCTATGCTTTCCTACAAGGACCTGCACTACACACCTCAGAATTTCCTGACTAAAAATATCCACAACTGCCTCGTGATAGCAAAAGACGCTTCAGGCATTGAGATGATTGAGACGATACCCGTCGACCCGGCTGACAAATATGCAAGCCACGAAGTGGCGGAATCTCCATTTGAACGTGTATTCATCAGGCGGTCCCACTACATATCCCCGGAGGACCTGCCTGCAAAGGAAGTGCTGAATGCCATCCGCGACAACGGAAGGATCGATCCGGAAGAGATCCGCAATCTGCGGGGAGAGGACTATGTAAGGACTTTTGATGACCTGGACGAAGCGGAAAGGCAGTACCTGGAAAATAATGAGGCACTGGCCGGGAAATGTGATGTTACACTGCCCCGTGCCGAGCGGACACTGCCACATTATCCGCATCCGGACAATCATGATTCGAAAGCTTTCCTATGGAATATGCTGAAGGCACAGCTTGAATCTAAGACCGATGGCAGTGATGCATATGTCGAAAGGCTTGAGTATGAATATGAAATCATTGTGGAGATGGGTTACGAAGATTACTTCCTGATTGTGCAGGATGCCGTCAACTACGCAAAACAGCAGGGGATATATGTCGGGCCGGGCAGGGGGTCTTCAAGTGCGAGCCTCGTCTCCTTCCTGCTGAACATCACTGAAATAGACCCGCTCAAATACAATCTGCTGTTCGAACGCTTCCTGAACCCAGAACGTGTCACGATGCCGGATATCGATATAGACTTCGAGGATACGAGACGGGATGAGGTCGTGGCGTACCTCATTGAGAAATATGGGGAGATGAATGTCGCCCATATCGTGACCTATGGGACGCTGAGTGCCAAGATGGCCGCGCGTGATGTCGGCCGGGTGCTTGGTTTCAGTAACGACGAATTGAAGATGATCTCAAACATCATCCCGGAGGCCCCTGGTACAAGGCTGGAAGAGGCGTTTGCCACAGATGCGTTCCAGTCTCTTGTTGAGGCGGATGAAAGGTACGGTGTCTATGCAGCCATGTGCCGCAAGATAGAAGGTTTGCCGCGCCATACGTCGACCCATGCTGCAGGCGTGCTGCTCAGTGAGGACAGGCTGACGGACAATGTGCCGGTCATCTTCAGTGAAGGGCACACCCTGAGCCAGTGGCCGATGAATGAAGTCGAGGGCTCGGGGCTCCTCAAGATCGATATCCTCGGCCTTAGGAACCTGTCGCTGCTCAAAAATATGGTGACCCGGATAAAAAGGGTGGACGACGGATTCAGTCTGTCCGACCTCCCGGACGACCCTGACGTGTACCGGCTGCTCGGCCGCGGCATGACCCTGGGCGTATTCCAGCTCGAGTCCGACGGCATTCGGAAAGTCATCAGGGAGATGAAACCGGAACAGTTTCTGGACATCGTCGCCGTCAACGCCCTCTACCGTCCCGGACCGATGAAGGAAATCCCCAATTTCATCGCCGGCAAACGGAATCCCTCCTCCGTCAAGTATCCCCATGATGATATCAGGGACATCTTGAAGGAGACATATGGCGTCATCGTCTATCAGGAGCAGATCATGCAGATTGCCTCCAGGATTGCGGGATACTCCTATGCGGAAGCGGATATTCTGAGGCGTGCGATGAGCAAGAAGGACAGGGAGACGCTTGAACGGGAGCGCGGACATTTCGAGAAGGGTGCAGAAGCGTGTGGCTACAGCAGCAACGTCGGCCGCCATATCTTCAACCTGATCCTCGAATTTGCAGATTATGGCTTTCCGAAGAGTCATGCCGTCGCCTACAGCAGAATTTCCTACATGCTCTCCTACATCAAGACGAAGTTTCCGGAAATATTCTACTCGGTCATATTGTCCCATCACTATGGAAATGACGTGAAAGTGGAGCAGGTCATCAATGAGGTGAAGCAGAGGCAGATTAGGATGCATCCGCCGGACATCAACCGTTCGGTCTGGAGCAACAGGAGTGGAGACGGCATCCAGCTTGGTTTTTCGATGATCCGGGGTCTGACATACCGGATGAGCGAGGCGATAATCGAGGCGCGCAAAGAAGGGCCATTCGAGGACATATATGAGCTTAAGACGCGTGTGAAGGATGTGGTGCTGGGCAGGAAGGTGCTGACACAGCTCATTTTCTCGGGGGCGCTGGACTGTTTTGAGGAGAACCGGAAGACATTGCTCCAATCGCTGCCCATGCTCGATGAACTGAACTCCGAAGAGTATGCCCACGACTCGTTCCTGAGTACACTGGGCTTCAACATAAAGAAGGAATACAATTACGCGGATGAAATGGATGATATCGAAAAGATAGAAGGGGAGAAGGAAGTCTTCGGTTTCCACCTGTCGGATCATCCCATCATTTCATTGCAGAAATCCCTGCAGTACATCCCATTTTCCCTCCTCCATCAGAAGAGGCAGGGGACCTATCTCGTATTTTTTGAGAAAATCAAGACAATACGTACGAAAAAAGGGCAGAACATGGCCTTCGTCAGGATATCCGATGGATACCAGGAGATGGAAGGCGTCATCTTCCCGAAGGTGTATTTCAACGTTCATCCCAAGCTGTCGCACAGAATCGTCGCGGTGACCGGAAGGATCGAGGTCAGGAAGTCCCAGCCGCAGCTGATCATCGATTCTGTGGAAGATGTGGAAACGTTCCGTGACGACTATATCCATAAGTCAAAAAGTGTCGTCATACGGAACTCTGCAAACTACGACATATCGGGACTGCTTGGTGCAGAAGGCATACCCGTCCATGATTTCGACCGGAAGGAAGAGCTTGGCAATGTTGAAAAATCAAACTTCCATAAGCTGCTGGAACACATTGATCTGTCTGATATCCGCCTGCTTGCGTGAACTTGTTGTCATGGAAAATGGATAATGTTAATATAATTGGTGGTATGACCACTCAAGAAAGGAAGATCATAGTGTCCCTAAGAGATGATGCACTAGAAATGCATAGAGAAAAGCAAGGAAAACTTTCCGTAAACTCCAAAGTGGAGATAAAAGACAAGGAGGCGCTGAGCCTGGCCTATTCGCCGGGGGTGGCCGAGCCCTGCAAGGAAATTTATGAAGATGAACGCACGGTCTTCGACTATACGATAAAAAGCAATACCGTCGGCGTCATCACAGACGGATCGGCCGTACTCGGCCTGGGCAATATCGGTGCGATGGCGAGCCTGCCGGTAATGGAAGGAAAAAGCGCCCTGTTCAAGAATTTTGCCGGAGTGGATTCCTTTCCGCTTGCCCTGGATACGAATGATGTGGATGAAATAGTCAGGACGGTCAGGCTCCTCACGCCTGTTTTCGGCGGTATCAACCTTGAGGATATTTCTGCTCCGAGATGCTTCGAGATTGAAGAGCGTCTTGGACGTGAAACGGATATACCCGTTTTCCATGACGACCAGCACGGCACGGCTATCGTCACCCTGAGCGGTCTGATGAACGCCTTGAAGCTGACCGGAAAATCACTCAACCAGATCAAAGTTGTACTGAACGGCGCAGGCGCTGCCGGAGTGGCGATCGTCAAGCTGCTCCACAGTTTTGGTGTGAATGAGATGGTCATGTGCGATTCCAGAGGCGCAATCTATGAAGGCCGGCCGAACGGCATGAATGATGTGAAGGAGGAAGTCAGCCGATTCACCAACTATAATCGTGAGGAAGGTGAACTCAGTGATGTCATCAAAGGCGCTGATGTATTCATCGGTGTATCCGTTGCGGGCGCGCTGACGAAAGAGATGGTGGAGAGCATGGCCGAGAACCCGATCATATTCGCAATGGCCAACCCGAACCCTGAAATCATGCCGGAGGATGCGAAGGCTGCAGGCGCACTTGTCGTCGGAACGGGGCGGAGTGATTTCCCGAACCAGATCAATAACGTTCT from Salinicoccus sp. RF5 includes these protein-coding regions:
- a CDS encoding DRTGG domain-containing protein — translated: MSKHDEIIEYIYSLPEGAKISVRQISAHLGVSDGTSYRAIKDAETEGLVKTIERVGTIRVAPKEQYIEGNLSFEQVNRVIEGKVLAGAEGLDREISKFIIGAMRTDALETYLEEGALLIVGNREDAQWRALENHSGILITGGFGADAAILEKADALALPVISTTADTFSVASIIQRELYSMLMMTNVITAGDLVIRQDEYVRDIKRDAGKEYFPADAVTVLTEDGKYMGVIKSSELPKMDGRGPGALASDIVASPSSTLQRLRQLMSWHQLNIVPVVEEDGTLAGIVHRRDVFKQRESSKLGSGLSSDTLMDREIRIDENKVHIKVMPFMTDEHGSIAQSEFMRLIERLAEVVLNNNGIYSYHIDTLNVMNIKLVQMHQELVIEGHILDLGDQFLRLEIEALSNGETYSKAMLLIQYYKEK
- a CDS encoding malic enzyme-like NAD(P)-binding protein, with the protein product MSLRDDALEMHREKQGKLSVNSKVEIKDKEALSLAYSPGVAEPCKEIYEDERTVFDYTIKSNTVGVITDGSAVLGLGNIGAMASLPVMEGKSALFKNFAGVDSFPLALDTNDVDEIVRTVRLLTPVFGGINLEDISAPRCFEIEERLGRETDIPVFHDDQHGTAIVTLSGLMNALKLTGKSLNQIKVVLNGAGAAGVAIVKLLHSFGVNEMVMCDSRGAIYEGRPNGMNDVKEEVSRFTNYNREEGELSDVIKGADVFIGVSVAGALTKEMVESMAENPIIFAMANPNPEIMPEDAKAAGALVVGTGRSDFPNQINNVLAFPGIFRGALDVRATNINEEMKKAAVLAIADLIDEDDLHSDYVIPEPFNKEVAPNVARAVAAAAMETGVSRIKVDPDEVYDKARRLTL
- a CDS encoding metal-dependent hydrolase — its product is MKLSYHGHSIIQLENNDTKVIVDPFINGNELTDLEAGDVKADYILLTHGHNDHVGDTVEIAKNNDATVVAPVELAGYLEGQGLETIGMNIGGRKSFEFGSIKFVHAFHSSSFTDDDGKVHYTGMPTGIIIEAGEKKIYHAGDTGIFGDMKLISDLNGPFDVAFVPIGDHFTMGIEDAAYATDELIRPKIAVPVHYDTFPPIKQDAEAFKNSAKTEVQVLKPGETVDFQ
- a CDS encoding bifunctional oligoribonuclease/PAP phosphatase NrnA codes for the protein MINEYDEIIILRHVRPDPDAIGAQLGLKAILKSIFPNKKVTALGEMEPSLAFLGEMDTAASVEKPLLIVVDTAGVDRIDGDLSLGDKVVKIDHHPNNDPFGDLNIVETGVSSTSELIFLLSFIWGFDNDYINDVSARLLFAGIVGDTGRFLFDNTSSMTHLVASELKKFNFDATKDMSDMNRQSIRQFKFKGYLIDNFEMTDKGVLSVWVPKEVLEEYDINSNEASMHVNLYREIEEAAVWFMAVEEEDEIRVRLRSRKAVINDVAERFGGGGHPLASGVSLDSREELDALVKALESKL
- a CDS encoding DNA polymerase III subunit alpha, whose product is MINLNVHSCYEFLNSNIRIDQLLKKVSSDGQTAVALTDFNRLHAIYQFVSRADHFGVKPLIGMEIAVDDQLDGIPLVLIAKNTPGYRELIRLSAMLSYKDLHYTPQNFLTKNIHNCLVIAKDASGIEMIETIPVDPADKYASHEVAESPFERVFIRRSHYISPEDLPAKEVLNAIRDNGRIDPEEIRNLRGEDYVRTFDDLDEAERQYLENNEALAGKCDVTLPRAERTLPHYPHPDNHDSKAFLWNMLKAQLESKTDGSDAYVERLEYEYEIIVEMGYEDYFLIVQDAVNYAKQQGIYVGPGRGSSSASLVSFLLNITEIDPLKYNLLFERFLNPERVTMPDIDIDFEDTRRDEVVAYLIEKYGEMNVAHIVTYGTLSAKMAARDVGRVLGFSNDELKMISNIIPEAPGTRLEEAFATDAFQSLVEADERYGVYAAMCRKIEGLPRHTSTHAAGVLLSEDRLTDNVPVIFSEGHTLSQWPMNEVEGSGLLKIDILGLRNLSLLKNMVTRIKRVDDGFSLSDLPDDPDVYRLLGRGMTLGVFQLESDGIRKVIREMKPEQFLDIVAVNALYRPGPMKEIPNFIAGKRNPSSVKYPHDDIRDILKETYGVIVYQEQIMQIASRIAGYSYAEADILRRAMSKKDRETLERERGHFEKGAEACGYSSNVGRHIFNLILEFADYGFPKSHAVAYSRISYMLSYIKTKFPEIFYSVILSHHYGNDVKVEQVINEVKQRQIRMHPPDINRSVWSNRSGDGIQLGFSMIRGLTYRMSEAIIEARKEGPFEDIYELKTRVKDVVLGRKVLTQLIFSGALDCFEENRKTLLQSLPMLDELNSEEYAHDSFLSTLGFNIKKEYNYADEMDDIEKIEGEKEVFGFHLSDHPIISLQKSLQYIPFSLLHQKRQGTYLVFFEKIKTIRTKKGQNMAFVRISDGYQEMEGVIFPKVYFNVHPKLSHRIVAVTGRIEVRKSQPQLIIDSVEDVETFRDDYIHKSKSVVIRNSANYDISGLLGAEGIPVHDFDRKEELGNVEKSNFHKLLEHIDLSDIRLLA
- a CDS encoding YtpI family protein gives rise to the protein MEMLYQIAVSFLVTVLLLSFFMFILYKVRMVRCGRDVRKAYYNSISRIWLGILILSFGLNTIIQFPTAVSYIIGALFIAVGAYNIWHFNAARKYFKGNLPIEDEAWAEFNRKSRK